Proteins from a single region of Sinorhizobium alkalisoli:
- a CDS encoding ABC transporter ATP-binding protein, producing the protein MKSLGSIRRAFAPWTDPASKPFISFRNVTKRFGDFTAVDDLSLNIYTREFFALLGASGCGKSTLLRMLAGFEQPTSGEIILDGQNLAGIPPYRRPVNMMFQSYALFPHMTVENNIAFGLKQDGMPKADMAERVQQMLKLVKLEKFAKRKPHQLSGGQRQRVALARSLAKRPKVLLLDEPLGALDKKLREETQFELMDLQQELGLTFVVVTHDQEEAMTMADRIAVMSHGTVVQVATPAEIYEAPNSRFVADFIGDVNIFDGALTGAEAGFVQLETTGGIPIRMMSPDGFAKGTRVAVAIRPEKIRIGRQTPAHAPMNTAAGEIWDIGYLGDMTVFHIRLKNGQVIKASTLNAVRAVEDPLGYDQEVWISFGDDAGVVLKD; encoded by the coding sequence ATGAAGTCTCTCGGCAGTATACGGCGGGCCTTCGCCCCCTGGACGGATCCGGCGTCCAAACCATTCATTTCGTTCAGGAACGTAACCAAGAGATTCGGCGATTTCACCGCCGTCGACGATCTTTCGCTGAACATCTACACGCGCGAGTTCTTCGCGTTGCTTGGCGCCTCGGGTTGCGGAAAGTCGACACTCTTGCGCATGCTTGCCGGGTTCGAGCAGCCAACTTCGGGCGAGATCATCCTCGATGGCCAGAACCTCGCGGGCATCCCGCCCTACCGGCGGCCCGTCAACATGATGTTTCAGTCCTATGCGCTGTTTCCGCACATGACGGTGGAGAACAACATCGCTTTCGGCCTGAAGCAGGACGGCATGCCGAAGGCGGACATGGCCGAGCGCGTCCAGCAGATGCTGAAGCTCGTGAAGCTTGAGAAATTTGCCAAACGCAAGCCGCACCAGCTTTCCGGCGGGCAGCGCCAGCGGGTGGCGCTCGCCCGCTCGCTTGCCAAGCGGCCGAAGGTGCTGCTGCTCGACGAGCCGCTCGGTGCCCTCGATAAGAAGCTGCGCGAGGAGACCCAGTTCGAGCTGATGGATTTGCAGCAGGAACTCGGCCTCACCTTCGTAGTCGTCACCCATGACCAGGAGGAGGCCATGACCATGGCCGATCGTATCGCCGTCATGAGCCATGGCACGGTCGTCCAGGTGGCGACGCCTGCGGAGATTTATGAGGCGCCGAACTCGCGGTTCGTCGCCGACTTCATCGGCGATGTGAACATTTTCGACGGCGCCCTCACGGGAGCCGAGGCGGGCTTTGTCCAGCTCGAAACGACCGGCGGCATTCCGATCCGGATGATGTCACCGGACGGGTTCGCGAAGGGCACGCGGGTGGCCGTCGCCATTCGTCCGGAGAAGATCAGAATCGGCCGCCAGACGCCCGCCCATGCACCCATGAATACGGCCGCGGGTGAAATCTGGGATATCGGCTATCTCGGCGACATGACCGTCTTTCACATCCGGCTGAAGAACGGACAGGTCATCAAGGCTTCGACGCTCAACGCCGTGCGCGCAGTCGAGGATCCGCTCGGCTACGACCAGGAGGTCTGGATCTCGTTCGGTGACGACGCCGGCGTCGTGCTGAAGGATTGA
- a CDS encoding ABC transporter permease subunit, whose product MAKIASSLVSRLVIIIPYAWLLFFFLIPFFIVFRISLSQTAIAMPPYTPVFNLAEGLSGILESMREFSADNYVWLTEDALYFNAYVSSIVIATVSTVLTLLIGYPIAYGMAKAPRSMRPMLLMMVILPFWTSFLIRVYAWIAILKPEGLLNQFLIATGLIDQPLIILNTNAAVYIGIVYSYLPFMVLPIYSALEKMDHALIEAAQDLGCTPTAAFWRVTFPLSLPGVIAGCLLVFIPAVGEFVIPDLLGGSETLMIGKTLWNEFNANRDWPVSSAVATILLLILVIPIVYFQNVQSRADGEER is encoded by the coding sequence ATGGCGAAAATTGCCTCGAGCCTGGTCAGCCGCCTGGTAATCATCATTCCCTATGCCTGGTTGTTGTTCTTCTTTCTCATCCCTTTCTTCATCGTCTTTCGCATCTCGCTGTCGCAGACCGCGATCGCCATGCCTCCCTACACGCCAGTCTTCAATCTTGCCGAAGGGCTGTCGGGCATTCTCGAAAGCATGCGCGAGTTCTCGGCGGATAATTATGTCTGGCTGACGGAGGACGCTCTCTACTTCAATGCCTATGTATCGAGCATCGTCATTGCCACCGTCTCCACTGTGCTCACGTTGCTGATCGGCTATCCGATCGCTTACGGCATGGCGAAGGCGCCGCGATCGATGCGACCGATGCTCTTGATGATGGTGATCCTGCCGTTCTGGACGAGCTTTCTTATCCGCGTCTATGCCTGGATCGCGATATTGAAGCCCGAGGGACTGCTGAACCAGTTCCTGATCGCAACCGGCCTCATCGACCAGCCGCTGATCATCCTCAACACCAACGCCGCAGTCTATATCGGCATTGTCTATTCCTATCTGCCCTTCATGGTTCTGCCGATCTACTCGGCGCTCGAGAAGATGGATCACGCGTTGATCGAAGCGGCCCAGGATCTCGGCTGCACGCCGACCGCCGCATTCTGGCGTGTGACCTTTCCGCTATCCCTGCCAGGGGTCATCGCGGGCTGCCTGCTGGTCTTCATCCCGGCCGTCGGCGAGTTTGTCATTCCGGACCTGCTCGGCGGATCGGAAACGCTGATGATCGGCAAGACGCTCTGGAACGAATTCAATGCCAACCGCGATTGGCCGGTATCGTCCGCCGTGGCGACGATCCTGCTCCTGATCCTGGTCATTCCGATTGTCTATTTCCAGAATGTCCAGTCCCGGGCCGACGGCGAGGAGAGGTGA
- a CDS encoding ABC transporter permease subunit — protein MVRWSRFNIASVVLGFGFLYLPIVLLVIFSFNESRLVTVWAGFSTKWYTQLWYNRGLLDAAWVTIRVALLSATVATVLGTMAALTLVRYLRFRGRVLFSGMVYAPLVMPEVITGLSLLLLFVAIGLDRGFWTITLAHITFTMCFVAVVVQSRLLSFDRSIEEAALDLGATPIRAFFAITLPVIAPAVFSGWVLAFTLSLDDLVIASFTTGPGATTLPMKIYSQVRLGVTPEINAICTILIGIVALGVVIASAVTRRREIQRERDERAAFAVSG, from the coding sequence ATGGTCAGGTGGTCCCGCTTCAACATCGCCTCAGTCGTTCTCGGCTTCGGTTTCCTCTACTTGCCGATCGTCCTCCTGGTAATTTTCTCTTTCAACGAGTCGAGGCTCGTCACGGTATGGGCCGGCTTTTCCACCAAGTGGTACACGCAGCTCTGGTACAACAGGGGACTTCTGGATGCCGCCTGGGTCACCATCCGGGTGGCGCTGCTATCGGCGACCGTCGCAACGGTTCTCGGCACGATGGCGGCTCTGACGCTGGTGCGCTATTTGCGCTTCCGTGGGCGCGTGCTCTTTTCCGGCATGGTCTATGCGCCGCTGGTGATGCCGGAGGTGATCACCGGCCTGTCGCTGCTCTTGCTTTTCGTGGCGATCGGGCTAGACCGGGGTTTCTGGACGATCACGCTTGCGCACATCACTTTTACAATGTGCTTCGTTGCCGTTGTCGTTCAGTCGCGGCTGTTGAGCTTCGACCGGTCGATCGAGGAGGCGGCGCTGGATCTCGGGGCCACCCCGATCAGGGCATTTTTTGCCATCACCCTGCCGGTCATTGCGCCGGCGGTCTTTTCCGGTTGGGTGCTGGCCTTCACCCTTTCGCTCGACGACCTCGTTATTGCGAGCTTCACGACGGGACCGGGCGCCACGACCCTGCCGATGAAGATCTACAGCCAGGTGCGCCTCGGCGTGACGCCGGAGATAAACGCCATCTGCACGATCCTCATTGGCATCGTCGCCCTCGGTGTGGTCATTGCCTCGGCTGTCACGAGGCGCCGGGAAATTCAGCGGGAGAGGGATGAGCGCGCAGCCTTCGCGGTGAGCGGCTGA
- a CDS encoding AsmA family protein produces the protein MKRHILRASGALRHRLRGRHIAWSAAAGVALAIGYNAAVPLLVSNTDARATMERMLDGWSGGKTTIGGEPEIRFWPEPLVTLPSVKIVSRGPEPHLLAQIDRITASFSLISALRGESALDDITLVAPLITIERRADGTLNWQRPHWLIAPEAATQEDDSPFGDIAVENGRLRISDAFSGNGDGIDLSGIAGTVKWPSYGDRLSAQFSTMLGGQQVAWAFVCDRPLDLFARRNTPVKTSITSAQLTLSFEGIGHLSLTPFASGHLQLSAPSLGTLVAWYRGSADMVLPPAGFSIDAKVTTGGKSIKLDELQLTMGDAAATGVLDVALPGGGSPHIAGTLAFDRIDFNGLPASMPARPERSDRLWQMAEIYINGWRTDLRISAQDVLLGPLHLEDVATGVMVDGGRASLDIGDSTYAGGRLSGRVQLSTKGLEHGGRLQVTLKNADFAAVFADFGLKGPIPVGNGILNLDVASERAFWETATGDLSGRLTYRLRNGSLVGFDVHAFTDLVRKGEFFSLSQASDATFDFQTADFEATFADGTARLDRARFVSPSGTMSVTGMIPYRNGSLAFAGALEDASAADDQPLRFFVGGSWPNAVVTPLSVLVGPN, from the coding sequence ATGAAAAGACATATCCTGAGGGCATCGGGCGCCTTGAGGCATCGGCTGCGCGGCCGTCATATCGCCTGGTCGGCCGCGGCCGGAGTTGCTCTCGCCATAGGCTATAACGCGGCGGTCCCCCTGCTCGTGTCGAACACGGACGCGCGCGCGACGATGGAGCGGATGCTCGACGGCTGGTCGGGCGGCAAGACCACGATCGGCGGCGAGCCGGAAATCCGGTTCTGGCCGGAGCCCTTGGTGACGCTGCCTTCCGTGAAGATCGTGTCGCGCGGGCCGGAGCCGCACCTGCTTGCGCAAATCGACCGCATCACAGCCTCATTCAGCCTGATCTCGGCGCTTCGCGGCGAGTCTGCGCTCGACGACATCACGCTTGTCGCGCCGCTCATCACGATCGAGCGCCGCGCAGACGGCACGCTCAATTGGCAACGGCCGCATTGGCTGATCGCCCCAGAGGCCGCAACGCAGGAGGATGACAGCCCTTTCGGCGACATCGCCGTCGAAAACGGGCGGCTGCGCATATCGGACGCGTTTTCCGGCAACGGCGACGGCATCGATCTTTCCGGCATCGCCGGCACGGTCAAGTGGCCTTCCTATGGCGATCGGCTAAGCGCACAATTCTCGACGATGCTTGGCGGACAGCAGGTCGCCTGGGCATTCGTCTGCGACCGTCCGCTCGACCTTTTTGCCAGGCGAAATACGCCCGTCAAAACGTCGATCACGTCGGCACAACTCACCCTGTCATTCGAAGGCATCGGTCATCTTTCCCTCACGCCGTTTGCCTCCGGCCACCTGCAACTTTCCGCGCCCTCGCTTGGGACACTCGTGGCCTGGTATCGCGGATCGGCGGACATGGTGCTGCCGCCGGCCGGTTTCAGCATCGATGCCAAGGTGACGACGGGCGGAAAATCGATCAAGCTGGACGAACTGCAACTGACGATGGGTGACGCGGCCGCCACAGGCGTCCTCGACGTCGCACTTCCGGGCGGCGGGTCGCCGCACATCGCAGGAACCCTCGCCTTCGATCGCATCGACTTCAACGGTCTGCCGGCCTCCATGCCCGCTCGGCCCGAGCGAAGCGACCGGCTGTGGCAGATGGCGGAAATCTATATCAATGGCTGGCGCACGGACCTTCGCATTTCAGCCCAGGACGTGCTCCTCGGACCGCTGCATTTGGAAGATGTCGCCACCGGTGTGATGGTCGACGGCGGCCGGGCTTCGCTCGACATAGGCGACAGCACCTATGCTGGCGGCCGTCTGTCGGGCCGCGTGCAGCTCTCCACGAAGGGCTTGGAACATGGCGGTCGGCTGCAGGTCACGCTCAAGAATGCCGACTTCGCCGCCGTGTTCGCCGACTTCGGCCTGAAAGGTCCAATACCCGTGGGCAATGGGATCCTGAACCTGGATGTCGCTTCCGAGCGAGCCTTCTGGGAAACCGCGACCGGAGACCTCTCGGGTCGCCTCACCTACAGGCTCAGGAACGGCAGTCTGGTCGGCTTCGACGTGCATGCCTTTACCGACCTCGTCCGCAAGGGCGAATTTTTCTCGCTGTCACAGGCAAGCGACGCCACGTTCGACTTCCAGACCGCCGATTTCGAAGCGACTTTCGCCGACGGCACGGCACGTCTCGATCGGGCGCGCTTCGTCAGCCCATCCGGCACAATGTCCGTGACCGGCATGATACCCTATCGCAACGGCAGCCTGGCTTTTGCCGGAGCACTCGAAGACGCCAGCGCCGCCGACGATCAGCCTCTGCGCTTCTTCGTCGGCGGGTCATGGCCGAACGCCGTGGTCACGCCCCTCTCGGTCCTCGTCGGGCCGAATTGA
- a CDS encoding acetoacetate--CoA ligase, with product MNTDRPLWVPDAETLERSPMAEFIAWCGRRFGRTFSDYDAFHDWSVAERGYFWSGLWEHCGVLGERGETALANGDQMLEARFFPDAELNFAENLLRGSGNDDALIFRGEDKVRYRLSWDELLRLVSRLQQAFKAQGIGVGDRVAAMMPNLPETIALMLATASVGAIWSSCSPDFGEQGVLDRFGQIGPKLFIACDGYWYNGKRQDVDAKVRAIAKSLGVPTLIVPYAGDSAALASSITGGIALADFIAGLEAKPLAFERLPFAHPLYILFSSGTTGVPKCIVHSAGGTLLQHLKEHRFHCGLVPGERLFYFTTCGWMMWNWLASGLAVGATLCLYDGSPFYPDGNVLFDYAAEERFAVFGTSAKYIDAVRKGGFKPVETHDLSTLRLITSTGSPLSPEGFSFVYEGVKSDVQLASISGGTDIVSCFVLGNPLKPVWRGEIQGPGLGLAVDVWNDEGKPVRGEKGELVCAKAFPSMPVKFWNDPDGAKYRAAYFERFENVWCHGDFAEWTPHGGIIIHGRSDATLNPGGVRIGTAEIYNQVELMPEVAEALCIGQDWQDDVRVILFVRLAPGVELTDELTQAIKNRIRRGASPRHVPAKVIAVADIPRTKSGKIVELAVRDVVHGRPVKNKEALANPEALDLFAGLDALRS from the coding sequence ATGAACACAGATCGTCCTTTGTGGGTCCCGGATGCCGAGACGCTCGAGCGAAGCCCGATGGCTGAGTTCATCGCCTGGTGCGGCCGGCGCTTCGGCCGGACGTTCTCCGATTACGACGCCTTTCACGACTGGTCCGTAGCTGAGCGCGGCTATTTCTGGAGCGGCCTATGGGAGCACTGCGGCGTCCTCGGCGAGCGCGGCGAGACGGCGCTCGCCAATGGCGATCAGATGCTGGAGGCGCGCTTTTTTCCCGATGCAGAACTCAATTTCGCCGAAAACCTGCTGCGCGGCAGCGGCAACGATGATGCCCTGATTTTCCGCGGCGAGGATAAGGTCCGCTACCGGCTCTCCTGGGACGAACTGCTGCGTCTGGTATCGCGGCTGCAGCAGGCGTTCAAGGCGCAAGGCATCGGGGTCGGCGACCGCGTCGCCGCGATGATGCCGAACCTGCCGGAGACGATCGCGCTGATGCTGGCCACGGCCTCCGTCGGCGCCATCTGGTCGTCCTGTTCGCCCGATTTCGGCGAGCAGGGCGTGCTCGACCGCTTCGGCCAGATCGGTCCGAAGCTGTTCATCGCCTGCGACGGCTACTGGTACAACGGCAAACGCCAGGACGTCGACGCCAAGGTGCGCGCCATTGCAAAGAGCCTCGGCGTGCCGACGCTGATCGTTCCCTATGCGGGCGACAGCGCCGCGCTGGCCTCATCAATCACGGGCGGCATCGCCCTTGCGGATTTCATTGCCGGCCTCGAGGCAAAACCGCTCGCCTTCGAGCGATTGCCCTTTGCCCATCCGCTCTACATCCTTTTCTCCTCCGGCACCACCGGCGTGCCGAAATGCATCGTGCATTCCGCCGGCGGAACGCTGCTCCAACACCTCAAGGAACATCGCTTCCATTGCGGACTTGTGCCCGGCGAGAGACTCTTCTACTTCACCACCTGCGGATGGATGATGTGGAACTGGCTGGCGTCCGGTCTGGCAGTCGGCGCGACCCTCTGCCTTTATGATGGTTCGCCCTTCTATCCGGACGGCAACGTGCTCTTCGACTATGCGGCCGAGGAGCGCTTTGCCGTCTTCGGCACGTCGGCGAAGTACATCGACGCGGTTCGTAAAGGCGGCTTCAAGCCGGTGGAAACCCACGATCTGTCCACCCTGCGCCTCATCACCTCGACCGGCTCGCCGCTGTCACCCGAGGGGTTCTCCTTCGTCTATGAAGGCGTCAAGTCCGATGTCCAGCTCGCCTCCATTTCCGGCGGCACCGATATCGTTTCCTGCTTCGTCCTTGGTAACCCGTTGAAGCCCGTCTGGCGCGGCGAAATCCAGGGCCCCGGCCTCGGCCTCGCGGTCGACGTCTGGAACGATGAGGGCAAGCCGGTCCGCGGAGAGAAGGGCGAACTCGTCTGCGCCAAGGCATTCCCGTCGATGCCCGTGAAGTTCTGGAACGACCCAGACGGCGCCAAGTACCGGGCGGCCTATTTCGAGCGGTTCGAAAATGTCTGGTGCCATGGCGACTTTGCAGAATGGACCCCACATGGCGGCATCATCATTCACGGTCGATCGGACGCGACGCTCAACCCGGGCGGCGTGCGCATCGGTACGGCGGAGATCTATAACCAGGTCGAACTGATGCCGGAAGTCGCCGAGGCGCTCTGCATTGGCCAGGATTGGCAGGACGACGTACGCGTCATCCTTTTCGTTCGCTTGGCGCCGGGTGTCGAACTGACCGATGAACTGACGCAGGCGATCAAGAACCGCATCCGCAGGGGCGCTTCGCCGCGGCACGTGCCGGCGAAGGTCATTGCCGTCGCCGATATTCCGCGCACCAAATCCGGCAAAATCGTCGAACTGGCCGTCCGCGACGTTGTGCATGGCCGTCCCGTCAAGAACAAGGAGGCGCTGGCGAATCCCGAGGCCCTCGATCTCTTCGCGGGACTGGATGCTTTGAGGAGCTAA
- a CDS encoding ABC transporter permease — MHFIAKSLRRRHANSGTGLTHRMLASWAGLSSAVVLMPILAIAWLAVSGGNADWPHLVENVVPRAVTRTLLLVALTGAFTAIIGILTAWLAATCDFPMRRMLSAALVLPLAIPAYLAAYAFGEFLTFTGPVQGLVRALFGFQSSRDYWFPDVRSLGGAVLVMSSVLYPYIYLACRSMFLMQGRAAADVARTLGAGPVRVFLLVQAPMARPAIMIGLTLVAMETLNDIGAVEFLGVQTLTFSIYDTWLNRGSLAGAAQIACIMLVFVIGLMMIERAARRRQRFASHKTTAAVHDVVRVKLAGWKKWAATAACLLPVLSGFGVPFLVLGNFALRRLDQFLAPRLLDAFLHSVLVSGLTALASVFLGFVLAYAARTGRSPITDVAGRLASFGYGVPGTVLAIGVLFPLAAIDNALDARMRTYFDVSTGLIMSGTGFAIIYACTVRFLTMAEGTLEAGFHKLSPHLDMAARALGRTSAQTLRTVLLPMMRPAVLTAALLVFIETMKELSATIMLRPFNFNTLATLVYEDASRARVEDASVAAIIIVIAGMIPVILVSRSLENRS, encoded by the coding sequence TTGCACTTCATCGCCAAAAGCCTCAGACGACGGCATGCCAACTCCGGCACCGGCCTTACCCATCGGATGCTCGCGAGCTGGGCGGGGCTTTCTTCGGCCGTCGTGCTGATGCCGATTCTTGCTATCGCATGGCTTGCAGTCTCCGGCGGCAATGCGGACTGGCCGCACCTGGTGGAGAATGTCGTCCCGCGCGCCGTCACGCGAACGCTCCTGCTTGTGGCGCTGACCGGCGCGTTCACGGCAATCATCGGCATTCTGACCGCGTGGCTGGCGGCCACCTGCGACTTTCCGATGCGCCGCATGCTCTCCGCCGCCCTCGTGCTGCCGCTTGCGATCCCCGCCTATCTGGCGGCTTACGCCTTCGGTGAATTCCTGACTTTCACCGGTCCGGTTCAGGGGCTGGTGCGGGCGCTCTTCGGCTTCCAGTCGAGCCGTGACTACTGGTTCCCCGACGTTCGCTCGCTCGGCGGCGCCGTGCTGGTGATGAGTTCGGTCCTTTACCCCTATATCTATCTCGCCTGCCGCTCCATGTTCCTGATGCAGGGTCGCGCGGCTGCGGATGTCGCGCGCACCCTCGGCGCAGGCCCGGTGAGGGTCTTCCTGCTTGTGCAGGCTCCCATGGCACGGCCGGCGATCATGATCGGCCTCACCCTGGTGGCCATGGAAACGCTGAACGACATCGGCGCGGTCGAATTCCTCGGCGTTCAGACGCTCACCTTCTCCATCTACGACACCTGGCTCAACCGCGGCAGCCTCGCCGGTGCGGCGCAGATCGCCTGCATCATGCTCGTCTTCGTCATCGGGCTGATGATGATCGAGCGCGCGGCGCGGCGCAGGCAGCGCTTTGCAAGCCACAAGACGACGGCAGCCGTCCACGACGTGGTGCGGGTCAAGCTGGCCGGCTGGAAGAAGTGGGCGGCTACCGCCGCCTGCCTCCTTCCCGTGCTCTCAGGTTTTGGAGTTCCCTTCCTCGTCCTCGGCAACTTTGCTTTGAGGCGTCTCGACCAGTTCCTCGCGCCACGGCTCCTGGACGCCTTCCTGCACAGTGTCCTGGTTTCCGGCCTGACGGCGCTCGCGTCGGTGTTCCTCGGCTTCGTACTCGCCTACGCCGCCCGCACGGGACGCTCGCCGATCACGGACGTCGCGGGGCGGCTTGCCTCCTTTGGCTATGGAGTACCGGGAACGGTGCTTGCGATCGGTGTCCTCTTCCCGCTCGCCGCAATCGATAACGCCTTGGATGCCCGGATGCGCACGTATTTCGACGTTTCCACCGGCCTGATCATGAGCGGGACCGGCTTTGCGATCATCTACGCCTGCACGGTGCGCTTCCTCACCATGGCCGAGGGCACGCTCGAGGCCGGTTTTCACAAGCTCTCGCCACATCTCGACATGGCCGCACGCGCGCTCGGCCGGACCAGCGCCCAGACGCTCCGCACCGTGCTATTGCCCATGATGCGGCCGGCGGTTCTAACCGCCGCCCTTCTCGTCTTCATCGAGACGATGAAGGAGCTCTCGGCCACCATCATGCTGCGCCCCTTCAACTTCAACACGCTCGCCACACTCGTTTACGAGGACGCTTCGCGTGCAAGGGTGGAAGACGCCTCCGTCGCGGCGATCATCATCGTCATTGCCGGCATGATCCCGGTCATTCTCGTTTCGCGTTCTCTGGAAAATCGGTCGTAG